The proteins below are encoded in one region of Apium graveolens cultivar Ventura chromosome 4, ASM990537v1, whole genome shotgun sequence:
- the LOC141719559 gene encoding uncharacterized protein LOC141719559, translating into MVLISDNGPQFVGSDFETYLKELEIKHKKASVAHPQGNGQVEVTNRIILRGLEKRLEDSKKNWPDELSKVLWSYRTTPRTGTGETPFKLAYGTEARLPIETGSPSHRVTNFDEVSNIEGLRTNLEFLDEVRDRAVEKMESYKEKTKLYFAKKARIREYVAGDLVLRDTEASNPTHQGKLQPNWEGPYIVKEVIRPGTYKLSYLSRTEVPNTWHGTRLRKFYQ; encoded by the coding sequence atGGTCCTAATCTCGGACAATGGTCCGCAGTTCGTGGGTTCAGATTTTGAAACCTATCTAAAAGAACTCGAGATCAAACACAAAAAAGCATCTGTTGCCCATCCACAAGGGAATGGACAAGTTGAGGTCACAAACAGAATTATACTCCGAGGTCTGGAAAAGAGACTGGAAGACTCTAAAAAGAACTGGCCGGATGAACTCTCGAAGGTTCTATGGTCATACAGAACTACCCCCCGGACGGGAACCGGGGAGACTCCATTCAAGCTCGCCTACGGTACTGAAGCCCGGTTACCGATAGAGACCGGATCCCCTTCTCACAGAGTGACCAACTTTGACGAGGTCTCCAACATAGAAGGCCTCAGGACCAACCTCGAATTCCTGGACGAGGTAAGAGATCGGGCCGTAGAAAAAATGGAAAGCTACAAGGAAAAAACAAAGCTTTACTTTGCAAAGAAAGCCAGAATACGGGAATATGTGGCAGGAGATCTAGTACTCCGGGACACTGAAGCCTCGAACCCAACTCACCAGGGAAAACTACAGCCAAACTGGGAAGGCCCTTATATAGTCAAAGAAGTGATCCGTCCAGGAACTTACAAGCTAAGCTACCTCAGCAGAACCGAGGTCCCCAACACCTGGCATGGAACCCgcctaaggaaattctaccaatAA
- the LOC141719560 gene encoding uncharacterized protein LOC141719560: MSPELRKNERKQKAKKEPKPEPEWTPLNRPRADVLREVKGKPFYYPPKPLLAPPKNRARDKHCGYHEDHGHTTENCFSLKMFIEDQIKKGNMNQYLQRGSNDKDRAAERGKNVVNVVFGGTVSPPRSPDRENDVMMIQTQEDEPICFSYSDYEGLDPDHNLALVVTLDVANNEVKRILVDNGSSANIVFEHTLNRMELGHLRMDPCLEDPLYGFGNTMIPIRGIIYLPIIFGTAPRVVSHMMKFYVISATFSYNMILGRPTITKLRAIPSTIHLKLKFPTPGGTGELKGDREMAGRCYGQALVMAETEPENRKRIMSLPKGQSRKKHREHLSKRPRLDVNMIEDSGYSVTNADARIQKFVESKEKTKVEPAQQTIEVDLEPGNPTRKIKIGKGLETTFQKELIGLLKEHADVFAWSPEDMPGIDESVAMHSLDVYPKQKPIKQKRRNFAPERQQAIDQEVEKLLKADIICEIKYPDWLANVVLVKKPNGKWRMCVDYTNLNSACPKDSYPLPNIDQLIDATSGHVMLSFMDAFSGYNQVKMNRADIVKTAFITHRAVYAFVMMPFGLINVGATYQKMMNTIFKEQLGRNMESYVDDMIAKSVTTSEHIQDLRECFENLRKYNMKLNPEKCTFGVPSGKFLGFLVSERGIEANPEKIKAIMEMTVPRTQKDIQKLSGFLAALRRFIPKLAEKCLPFFELLKGAQNKKLIEWTPDCQTTFEEVKRHLMNPPILSKAKPGEPLYLYITAGERAVSSALIREENGTQTPVYYASQVLKDAETRYPNLEKFTLALVHSSRKLRQYFQGREIRVITNQPLRKIIHKPDASGRLVNWAIELSQFNIKFIPRTTIKAQALAEFVMECTFPETPETPETSSKEKKESNNRDLWTLYVDGSATAERCGAGLILSSPDGFVIQQAITFAFKATNNQAEYEALLSGLRLAKSLGVRRLIIYSDSQIVVRQTNGEYVAKDPKLARYQEMVRAILETIPDSTILQVNREENAKADELSKLIQNTSDLSSSVYFEELGAPSTDRQEVFCVSSPENWMTPYIAYLEDGTLPEDQNKARYLKYKAARFFLENNQLYRRTFSAPTLKCVDPEEAHYCLREVHEGICGDHLAAKALAYKVIRQGYYWPTIHADSFAYVKKCSKCQKFSNVPKQGSSLPGSVLSPIPFAVWGIDIMGPFPRAKGDLRYVLVAIDYMTKWAEAKAMRTINQ, from the coding sequence ATGTCCCCCGAATTAAGAAAAAACGAAAGGAAACAAAAGGCCAAGAAGGAGCCCAAGCCGGAACCAGAGTGGACACCCCTCAACAGGCCCCGGGCCGATGTTTTGCGTGAAGTCAAGGGCAAACCATTTTATTATCCGCCAAAACCCTTGCTAGCGCCGCCCAAAAACAGGGCTCGGGACAAGCATTGTGGCTATCACGAAGATCATGGCCATACTACTGAAAACTGTTTCTCCCTCAAGATGTTCATAGAAGACCAAATCAAGAAAGgaaacatgaaccagtatcttcaAAGGGGCTCGAATGACAAAGACAGAGCCGCGGAAAGAGGGAAGAATGTGGTGAATGTTGTTTTCGGTGGCACAGTCTCCCCACCGCGGAGCCCGGATCGGGAGAATGATGTGATGATGATCCAGACTCAGGAGGACGAACCGATTTGCTTCTCTTATTCTGATTATGAGGGCCTCGATCCGGATCACAACTTGGCATTAGTGGTGACACTCGACGTCGCAAACAACGAGGTAAAAAGAATCCTAGTCGATAATGGTTCATCTGCTAATATCGTATTCGAGCACACGCTTAACAGGATGGAGCTCGGACACCTCAGAATGGATCCCTGTCTTGAAGACCCTTTGTACGGATTCGGGAACACCATGATTCCAATCCGGGGTATCATCTATCTTCCCATCATATTTGGAACCGCACCCCGAGTGGTCTCCCATATGATGAAATTCTATGTGATAAGCGCAACCTTCTCATACAATATGATCCTTGGTAGACCCACTATCACCAAGCTCAGGGCGATCCCCTCAACTATCCACTTGAAACTCAAGTTCCCCACCCCAGGAGGCACTGGAGAACTGAAAGGAGATAGGGAAATGGCTGGTAGATGCTATGGTCAAGCACTCGTCATGGCAGAAACGGAACCCGAAAACCGGAAGAGAATAATGTCCCTGCCCAAGGGACAAAGCAGAAAGAAGCATCGAGAACACCTGAGTAAAAGGCCCCGTTTGGATGTGAACATGATCGAAGACTCCGGATACAGTGTAACCAACGCTGACGCCCGGATTCAAAAGTTTGTAGAGAGCAAGGAGAAGACGAAGGTAGAACCGGCCCAACAGACAATCGAGGTAGATTTGGAACCCGGGAACCCCACCCGAAAAATCAAAATCGGAAAAGGATTGGAAACCACATTCCAAAAGGAGCTTATCGGCCTACTAAAAGAACACGCTGACGTATTCGCCTGGTCCCCGGAAGACATGCCAGGAATCGATGAATCCGTGGCCATGCACAGTCTGGATGTATATCCAAAGCAAAAACCAATCAAACAGAAGCGAAGGAACTTCGCCCCGGAAAGGCAACAGGCAATCGACCAAGAAGTCGAGAAGTTGTTAAAGGCAGACATAATCTGTGAAATTAAGTATCCGGACTGGCTAGCAAACGTTGTGCTGGTCAAAAAACCCAACGGCAAGTGGCGAATGTGCGTGGATTATACAAACCTCAATTCAGCATGTCCTAAAGACTCTTACCCCCTACCCAATATCGACCAGCTGATAGACGCGACCTCGGGCCATGTCATGTTAAGTTTTATGGATGCCTTCTCAGGTTACAACCAGGTCAAGATGAATCGGGCAGACATTGTAAAAACGGCATTCATCACACACCGGGCCGTCTACGCTTTTGTTATGATGCCGTTTGGGTTAATCAACGTCGGGGCAACATACCAAAAAATGATGAATACCATCTTTAAAGAGCAACTGGGCAGGAACATGGAATCTTACGTTGATGACATGATCGCCAAGTCGGTCACAACCTCAGAACACATCCAGGACCTTCGGGAGTGTTTCGAAAACTTGAGAAAGTACAACATGAAGCTGAATCCGGAAAAATGCACGTTCGGGGTCCCTTCCGGGAAGTTTTTAGGCTTTCTGGTCAGCGAAAGAGGAATAGAGGCCAACCCGGAGAAGATCAAAGCTATAATGGAAATGACAGTTCCCCGAACTCAAAAAGACATCCAAAAGCTCTCAGGATTCCTAGCGGCACTTCGAAGATTCATTCCAAAGTTGGCAGAAAAATGCCTACCATTCTTCGAACTGTTGAAAGGGGCCCAAAACAAAAAGCTAATAGAGTGGACCCCGGACTGTCAAACAACGTTTGAAGAAGTAAAGCGACATTTGATGAACCCGCCTATTTTATCAAAAGCAAAGCCCGGGGAGCCCCTTTACCTATACATCACAGCCGGGGAGAGAGCAGTATCCTCCGCACTCATCAGGGAGGAGAATGGCACACAGACCCCGGTATATTATGCGAGCCAAGTCCTGAAAGATGCCGAAACCCGGTACCCCAACCTGGAAAAATTCACACTGGCCCTCGTACACTCGAGCAGAAAGCTAAGACAATACTTCCAAGGCAGGGAAATCAGAGTAATCACCAATCAACCACTTCGCAAAATCATCCACAAACCGGACGCCTCCGGGAGATTAGTCAATTGGGCAATTGAATTGAGCCAATTCAACATCAAATTCATCCCGAGGACaaccataaaagcccaggcgttgGCCGAGTTTGTCATGGAATGTACTTTCCCAGAAACCCCCGAAACGCCTGAAACCAGTTCCAAAGAAAAAAAAGAGTCTAACAACCGGGATCTTTGGACGCTATATGTTGATGGCTCGGCCACAGCCGAAAGGTGCGGAGCCGGTCTGATCCTCTCCAGCCCGGATGGATTCGTAATTCAGCAGGCCATCACCTTCGCCTTCaaagcaacaaacaaccaggctGAATATGAAGCCCTACTCTCCGGGCTTAGGCTAGCCAAATCCCTTGGAGTAAGGAGGTTAATAATCTATAGCGATTCTCAGATCGTGGTAAGACAAACCAATGGTGAATATGTCGCAAAAGATCCTAAATTGGCCCGATATCAGGAAATGGTTAGAGCAATCCTGGAAACCATCCCGGACTCGACCATCTTGCAGGTAAACAGAGAGGAAAATGCGAAAGCAGACGAGCTGTCCAAGCTCATCCAGAATACTTCAGATTTAAGCAGTTCGGTTTACTTCGAGGAACTCGGAGCCCCCAGCACCGATAGACAAGAAGTATTTTGTGTTAGCAGCCCGGAGAATTGGATGACGCCCTACATAGCCTACCTCGAGGACGGTACCCTGCCGGAAGATCAGAACAAAGCCCGGTACCTCAAGTATAAGGCTGCACGCTTCTTTCTAGAAAACAATCAGTTATACCGGAGAACTTTCTCTGCACCAACTCTAAAGTGCGTTGATCCGGAGGAAGCGCATTACTGCCTCCGGGAGGTTCATGAAGGGATCTGCGGGGATCACCTAGCGGCTAAAGCTCTAGCCtacaaagtcatcagacaaggcTATTACTGGCCAACAATCCACGCTGATTCATTCGCCTATGTCAAAAAATGCAGTAAGTGCCAGAAGTTCAGCAACGTACCAAAACAGGGGTCAAGCCTCCCGGGATCCGTTCTCTCACCGATCCCATTCGCTGTCTGGGGAATTGACATCATGGGTCCTTTCCCTCGAGCGAAAGGGGATCTCCGTTATGTCCTGGTAGCAATAGATTATATGACCAAGTGGGCGGAGGCCAAGGCTATGAGAACCATTAACCAGTAA